From the genome of Spinacia oleracea cultivar Varoflay chromosome 2, BTI_SOV_V1, whole genome shotgun sequence, one region includes:
- the LOC110796615 gene encoding BAG family molecular chaperone regulator 8, chloroplastic produces MAFHHPHHHQQNLHTTAASYCCCQLPPPPSCHHLPPLSPPTTDPFHVAAIVSQLLQSQNHQNLQSQNHQNLHPKNHQNQRPAHQENPFIFSLLQRIDALESSLQKYSTSGFSLRDAAARIIQAHFRAYLVHRSRTLRQLKDLASIKSALATFKSSISRQAFVDFDSLSHNAMDLLHKLESIQSGDKMIRDSKRTVTREIVEFLELVDGFCAKRRQVLTMKIKSMRLARNDNIAARDTKEFSGHNVGSKTRTVDNKEKKLMANLRERVENIGRMAKALEEQEQEAFGDADIDEFKHVDDEDDDLLGQIASNYRLKNGLNVKQHAQSSNARKRVCFVEDGNLIRLYDTDGDSSRSTSRLVDVIEDSTKGTHDEEEAQSDVEGSSQSSEELRKFRSDEVSEECENQDEFTFSTTPEPAKMEPRVDFMSRKPGVKIV; encoded by the exons ATGGCCTTCCATCACCCTCACCACCACCAGCAAAACCTCCACACCACCGCTGCTTCCTATTGCTGCTGCCAACTACCACCTCCACCCTCTTGCCACCATTTACCACCATTATCACCTCCAACCACCGATCCATTTCATGTCGCAGCCATTGTTTCTCAACTTCTCCAATCCCAAAACCACCAAAATCTCCAATCCCAAAACCACCAAAATCTCCACCCCAAAAACCACCAAAATCAAAGACCCGCGCATCAAGAGAATCcgtttattttctctctcctccaaagaaTCGATGCCCTTGAATCCTCCCTTCAGAAATACTCAACTTCTGGTTTTTCCTTGAGAGATGCTGCTGCTCGAATAATTCAAGCCCATTTTAGGGCTTATCTTGTTCATAGATCAAGGACTCTTCGTCAGCTCAAAGACCTAGCTTCCATTAAATCCGCTCTTGCTACTTTTAAGTCTTCAATTTCTCGTCAAgcttttgttgattttgattctCTCTCTCATAATGCTATGGATTTGCTCCATAAACTTGAGTCTATTCAG AGTGGTGATAAGATGATTAGAGACAGTAAGAGGACAGTTACTAGAGAGATTGTTGAATTTTTAGAATTAGTTGATGGGTTTTGTGCGAAGAGGCGTCAAGTTCTAACCATGAAGATCAAGAGCATGAGGTTGGCGAGGAATGATAATATAGCTGCTCGTGATACTAAGGAGTTTTCAGGGCATAATGTGGGTTCGAAAACTCGAACTGTAGACAATAAAGAGAAGAAATTAATGGCAAATTTGAGGGAAAGAGTTGAAAATATTGGTAGGATGGCGAAAGCGCTTGAGGAGCAGGAGCAGGAAGCATTTGGAGATGCTGATATCGACGAATTTAAGCATGTTgatgatgaggatgatgatCTACTTGGTCAAATAGCTAGCAATTATAGATTGAAAAATGGATTAAATGTAAAGCAACATGCTCAGAGCTCGAATGCCAGAAAACGTGTTTGTTTTGTAGAGGATGGAAACTTGATTAGGTTATATGATACTGATGGGGACTCCTCCAGAAGTACTTCTCGGCTGGTTGATGTGATTGAAGATTCTACTAAAGGAACACACGACGAAGAAGAAGCACAAAGCGATGTCGAAGGGTCCTCACAAAGCAGTGAAGAGTTGAGGAAATTTAGAAGTGATGAAGTCAGTGAAGAGTGTGAGAACCAAGATGAGTTCACATTTTCCACTACTCCAGAACCTGCAAAGATGGAACCCAGAGTGGATTTCATGTCAAGGAAACCTGGTGTAAAAATAGTTTGA
- the LOC110796626 gene encoding uncharacterized protein produces MIICTWNIRALNDPIKTRKLKSFLLENNVDVIGALETRVKKNNADKIRQKLGNCWSWVCNSSCNPRDRVWLGWRMMNVTVKILDVHEQFIHGEILDNRGRFVCYFTTVYGLHTVETRKPLWASLAGIAATVSHAPWLIQGDFNAVLGCQDRMNGVDVSRYETQDFSDFLFQTGVGELRSTGHYFSWSNKGLGDARVVSRIDRALGNSCWMMQYGHLAVDYLNCSISDHSPLLLKVGSDQQSGGRPFRFFNYLAQHSQFEKLVQQDWSKPIQGNPLSRIWFKLKRLKLQLKHLHKEEFTGIESRIQQSQQELDHVQGQLQVDSADLLLQVEEKRLTDKLRKWLSVEESALKQKSRILWLSNGDSNTKFFLLL; encoded by the coding sequence ATGATCATCTGTACTTGGAATATAAGGGCTCTAAATGACCCTATTAAAACAAGGAAGCTGAAATCTTTCTTATTAGAGAATAATGTTGATGTTATAGGTGCGTTGGAGACAAGGGTTAAGAAGAACAATGCTGATAAGATAAGACAAAAACTAGGCAATTGCTGGAGTTGGGTTTGTAATTCTAGCTGTAATCCTAGAGATAGAGTGTGGTTAGGCTGGAGAATGATGAATGTTACTGTAAAAATTCTGGATGTTCATGAGCAGTTCATTCATGGTGAAATTTTAGATAATAGAGGGAGGTTTGTGTGTTATTTTACTACAGTTTATGGTCTGCATACTGTAGAAACTAGGAAACCTTTATGGGCTTCTCTTGCTGGTATTGCTGCCACAGTTAGTCATGCTCCTTGGTTGATTCAAGGAGATTTTAATGCTGTTTTGGGCTGTCAAGACAGAATGAATGGGGTGGATGTTAGTAGATATGAAACACAAGATTTTTCTGATTTCTTGTTCCAAACTGGTGTTGGGGAATTAAGAAGTACAGGGCATTATTTCTCTTGGAGCAATAAGGGGTTAGGAGATGCTAGAGTGGTTAGTAGGATTGATAGGGCCTTGGGTAATAGCTGTTGGATGATGCAGTATGGTCATTTGGCAGTTGATTACTTAAATTGTTCTATTTCAGACCATTCTCCTTTACTGCTTAAAGTTGGTAGTGATCAACAGAGTGGAGGTAGACCTTTCAGATTTTTCAATTACCTAGCTCAACATTCACAATTTGAGAAACTGGTGCAGCAAGATTGGTCAAAGCCTATTCAGGGTAACCCTCTCAGTAGAATATGGTTTAAGTTAAAGAGACTTAAACTACAACTCAAACATTTGCATAAGGAGGAATTTACAGGTATTGAATCCAGAAttcaacaatctcagcaagagCTGGATCATGTTCAAGGGCAATTACAAGTGGATTCTGCTGATTTATTGCTGCAAGTGGAGGAAAAAAGACTAACTGATAAGCTTAGAAAATGGTTGTCAGTTGAGGAGTCTGCTTTAAAACAGAAGTCCAGAATTTTATGGCTCTCTAATGGTGACTCTAACAccaaattttttttgcttctgtGA